TCGGCATGGTGGTCCGATACCTGGCGGGCACTCAGAACAAGGGTGCCTGGGGACAAGGAGTGGTGCAAGCCATAGCCTCCATCGGCATCCATGCCGTCAGCCTGGAACGTCAGGACTCCAGTCTGGACGCCGATGGTCAGCCCCTGCCCGCACTTGCAGACGACCTGATTGAGGCCTCCCGCATCTACAGGGTTCATGACAAGGATGGCCGAACCTACACGGTGTCGGTCATGGACGGCCAGCTGCACACCATGGGCTATCTGATGCAGCTCTGGCAGTGGATCAAGCTGTCCGGAGTCTCCATGCGCCGGGACCGGTCGGTCAGAAACTCCATGCAACACCACATGGCTATCCTGGCTGAATTGCGAGACCTGGGGCTGACCGCCATGCACCCCTATGGCCTGGCTGAGAGCGCGGAATCCTCAATCCTGGTCCTGGAGGATGACGTCCACCTTCGGCCCCTGGAACCCGGAAGCCTGGATACGGACAAGGCCAAGCAACTGATGGATTACCTTCGCCGGGCCAACGAGCGCGGATTTACACACCGCCGCATCCGCCCGGAGACCCTGGCCGTAGACCAGTCAGATTCCATGGTCATCGCCGGCTGGGAGAACGGCGACAGCGCCAGCTCCCAGGCCAACATCGCCCTGGATCGAATCCAGCTTCTGGCTCTGATTGCCACGCTGATCGGGGTGAATCAGGCCATTGAGGCCGCCCGTGCCTCCTGGGGGATCAAGACCCTGGCGGGGCTGTCGCCTTTCTGCCAGATGGTAGCCATTCCCTCACAGACCCAGGACCTGCCCGGCTGGGACCGACAGATTCTTACTGACCTGCGCAAACAGTTGCAGTCCTTGGCTCCCCCTGAGTCGGTGGCTGAGACCGGCCAGGTGACCCTTTCCCGTTTCAGTCTGCGCAGTTTCGTGGCCCTGGCCCTCCTGGTAGTGGCGCTGGCGGTCATCGTCACCCAGTTCAACCTGCCCCAGGTCATCAGCGCCGTCCGCAACGCCAACCCTTGGATGGCCGGACTCTCCTTCCTTCTGGGGTCACTGTCCTGGGTGGGCTGCGCCATCACCCTGGGAGTCTTCATCGACCCGGCCAAGCGCGACTTCAAGGGCATCTTCCTGTCCCAGGTCGCGTCCTCGTTCACCTCGGTCTCCATGCCCGCCGGGGTGGGGCCGGCCTTCGTCAATTTGCAGTTCCTGCGGCGGGACGGTTATGACAACACCATGGCCACAGCCATCATGAGCGCCGTGGTGGCCGTCCAGTTCGCAACCACCTTCTGCCTGCTGATCGTCATCGGGCTGTTCACCGGACGCAACACCCTATCCGGGATGATCCCCACCAACACCCTGGTCATCGTCATCGGGACGGTGGCCATCATCGCGGCCCTGATCATGGCCGTGCCTTACACACGGCGGCTGGTCATGGAACGGCTGATGCCCATCGTGGCCTCCTATGCTCATCACCTTGTTGAGATTCTGACTCAGCCCAGGCAACTGGTGGTGGCCGTCCTTGGAGCCGTACTGCAGTCAGCCGCCCTGGGCATGAGTTTCTGGGCCGCCCTAATGGCCTTCGGCTGCCGAACCAACGTTTTCGAAACCACCTTCGTCTTCCTGCTGGCCAACACGCTGGGATCGGCCGTCCCCACGCCCGGCGGTCTGGGGGCCATAGAGGCGGTGCTCTTCTCCGCCTTCCGCCTGGCTGGCGTTCCCTCAGGTGTGGCCATCTCGGCCACGCTGGTCTTCCGGGTGGTCACCTACTGGCTGCGCATCCCCCTGGGAGCCCTGGCCATGCGCTGGCTGAGCAGCCACAATCGCATCTGAAGAGCCCTTGGGGCATTCCCAATCTCGAGGACCTCAAAAAACGCTTGATGAAATGTCGGAAACCCCCGGAAAATGCGGTGTTTGGGCCTAATCTGCGGTAATATCGGTCATTGACCGTTGGGCTTTCCCCAAATCAAGCAATGGGAGGCCCCCGAAAGAAGGATGTTCTATGGCATACAACAAGTCTGATCTCGTTTCGAAGATTGCGCAGAAGTCCAACCTGACCAAGGCTCAGGCGGAAGCTGCTGTCAACGCCTTCCAGGATGTCTTCGTCGAGGCCATGAAGTCCGGTGAGGGTCTGAAGCTGACCGGTCTGTTCTCGGCCGAGCGTGTCAAGCGCGCCGCCCGCACCGGCCGCAACCCCCGCACCGGTGAGACCATCAAGATTCCGGCCAGCTATGGCGTGCGTATCTCTGCCGGCTCGCTGCTGAAGAAGGCCGTCACCAACAAGAAGTGAAACCAGCCTTGCTGCAGGGCCCCTGCATCCGTGGATGGATGCCGGGGCCCTTCTTGTTGGAGAAGACCTAAGGGAAGTCCCGCAGTGCGAACTGGGCTTCTAGACGCAAGGTTCCGCGGCACTCTTTAGAAAGTCCATCAGGCAGTGATATCGAGGCGGGCCCAGATGGTCGAAGGGGTCGGGCAGGTCCACCTCGACTCGGCGAGAACCCCCTAGGACCAGGTGGCTCCAATCACATGACCATGTGCGTGTTCCCGTGTCTGCTGCACGGACGAATTCACCACGCAGACGGGCCCGGGTATCCTCTGGAGGTCGATTCATAGCATGCTCCACCTCGGAGTCGTCGACAGGCGAGCGCATGAGCCCATGCCTGACCAGACCGGGGAAGGATCTTCCCGCACTCAGATCGTGATAGTCCAGATCCATCGCATCGGCCAGATCCTGTCCGGCGCCTCGTCGGCTCAAGCCCTTGAGCAGCCGCAGCTTGGCAGCCCAATCCACCCAGTCAGCCAGATCCTGCCAACGCCCTGCGTCCAGCGCATCCAGGGCCGACCTCCAAAGTTGCAGGGCGCGCAGAGCCTGGGATCGGTCGATGCCTATATCCTCCTGCTGATCCACCAAGGCATTGCAGGCCGACCAATAGGTCTCTTGCAGATTCAGAGCGCTGATGCCACCGGTCTTTGTGGCAAGGGTTACCCTGCCGGTCCGATCCCTGCTGACGGCTCGGATGGCTGCACCTGGATCAGCCAGGGCCCAGTCGGCCAGGTCGGGCCGGCGGCCCCGGCGACAGGCCTGCTCGATCAGGTTCAGGACCAGGTGGGTGCTGGCCATCTTGAACCAGGTAGCCAGCGGAGACCGGTTGGTATCCCCTACGATCACATGCAGACGCCGCCATCGTTCAGGATCAGCCAATGGCTCGTCACGGGTATTGACCATGGGACGGGCACGGGTAGTGGACGAGGAGACCGCTTCGTCCAGAAAGTCGGCCCGCTGGCTGAGTTGGAAT
The window above is part of the Bifidobacterium asteroides DSM 20089 genome. Proteins encoded here:
- a CDS encoding proteasome accessory factor PafA2 family protein, with amino-acid sequence MADGQGTDSDFRRIFGIETEYGLSLTGASGPYTAGRVAMAMFRPLIEKHGSTNIYLPNGARLYLDVGSHPEYATAEARDPLTALKQVLAGERIMTDLAERARKHLAENLGRPVQVHVFANNVDAQGHAFGCHENYLLDRRVPLDMVGACLVPFLVTRQLITGAGRLSPDGFQLSQRADFLDEAVSSSTTRARPMVNTRDEPLADPERWRRLHVIVGDTNRSPLATWFKMASTHLVLNLIEQACRRGRRPDLADWALADPGAAIRAVSRDRTGRVTLATKTGGISALNLQETYWSACNALVDQQEDIGIDRSQALRALQLWRSALDALDAGRWQDLADWVDWAAKLRLLKGLSRRGAGQDLADAMDLDYHDLSAGRSFPGLVRHGLMRSPVDDSEVEHAMNRPPEDTRARLRGEFVRAADTGTRTWSCDWSHLVLGGSRRVEVDLPDPFDHLGPPRYHCLMDFLKSAAEPCV
- a CDS encoding HU family DNA-binding protein; the encoded protein is MAYNKSDLVSKIAQKSNLTKAQAEAAVNAFQDVFVEAMKSGEGLKLTGLFSAERVKRAARTGRNPRTGETIKIPASYGVRISAGSLLKKAVTNKK
- a CDS encoding lysylphosphatidylglycerol synthase transmembrane domain-containing protein, which codes for MSPSQSTITPEDTDSTDPVKADKVVIRDTPPERVHDAEDLLRALAALILGILVTLAAVYLKGIAAGVESDMRQAGNAMDWLMDVPTAFLQQAVTVTVVLTVIVHLLVNREWIQAITAPLAMFLGFGLVMLTSNLILKAGNPTLIASFSSQNAIGSPVLLPDFYAGLAAFLSAAGPRRLRSSVKWGWNALYIVAIIMVAISSNSASGVLVSLILGRIIGMVVRYLAGTQNKGAWGQGVVQAIASIGIHAVSLERQDSSLDADGQPLPALADDLIEASRIYRVHDKDGRTYTVSVMDGQLHTMGYLMQLWQWIKLSGVSMRRDRSVRNSMQHHMAILAELRDLGLTAMHPYGLAESAESSILVLEDDVHLRPLEPGSLDTDKAKQLMDYLRRANERGFTHRRIRPETLAVDQSDSMVIAGWENGDSASSQANIALDRIQLLALIATLIGVNQAIEAARASWGIKTLAGLSPFCQMVAIPSQTQDLPGWDRQILTDLRKQLQSLAPPESVAETGQVTLSRFSLRSFVALALLVVALAVIVTQFNLPQVISAVRNANPWMAGLSFLLGSLSWVGCAITLGVFIDPAKRDFKGIFLSQVASSFTSVSMPAGVGPAFVNLQFLRRDGYDNTMATAIMSAVVAVQFATTFCLLIVIGLFTGRNTLSGMIPTNTLVIVIGTVAIIAALIMAVPYTRRLVMERLMPIVASYAHHLVEILTQPRQLVVAVLGAVLQSAALGMSFWAALMAFGCRTNVFETTFVFLLANTLGSAVPTPGGLGAIEAVLFSAFRLAGVPSGVAISATLVFRVVTYWLRIPLGALAMRWLSSHNRI